Below is a window of Vallitalea longa DNA.
CAGGTAGTTAAAGTAAATAACAAAATCATTATAACAAGAAGAGTAATTGATGAGACAATTAAGAACACAAGAATACTTGATAAAACAATAGTTGACTTAAATACAGTAGATGTGACATGCTCCCCCACTAAACCTATAAAACGGTTTTGAGGGGGCTTCTTGGGACGTAGTAACCTAATGGTTACTATTATTACCAAGCTCTACGGGCAAGCCTTACCCTGTAATATTTTAATATTGCAACAACAATTTACCTTGATTTTTAATGTTTATACTTGCATTTAGGTCTCTATCTATTGAATTGCCACACTCACAAGTATATACTCTTTCTGATAGTTTCAAGT
It encodes the following:
- a CDS encoding zinc ribbon domain-containing protein, which produces MKLSERVYTCECGNSIDRDLNASINIKNQGKLLLQY